Proteins co-encoded in one Oncorhynchus kisutch isolate 150728-3 linkage group LG1, Okis_V2, whole genome shotgun sequence genomic window:
- the LOC109891517 gene encoding casein kinase II subunit alpha-like isoform X2 has protein sequence MFEILKALDYCHSMGIMHRDVKPHNVMIDHEHRKLRLIDWGLAEFYHPGQEYNVRVASRYFKGPELLVDYQMYDYSLDMWSLGCMLASMIFRKEPFFHGHDNYDQLVRIAKVLGTEELYDYIDKYNIELEPRFNDILGRHSRKRWERFVHSENQHLVSPEALDFLDKLLRYDHQARLTAHEAMAHPYYYTVVKDQGRMPGSANPAGGNTAVSTANTVTGISALPAATALGTLTGSPVLSAATNALSTPVPASITAPQ, from the exons ATGTTCGAAATCCTCAAG GCCCTGGACTACTGCCACAGCATGGGAATCATGCACAGGGATGTGAAACCCCACAACGTGATGATTGATCACGAACACCGAAAG TTGCGCCTTATTGACTGGGGTCTGGCTGAGTTCTACCACCCGGGACAGGAGTACAACGTCCGAGTGGCTTCTCGCTACTTCAAAGGACCCGAGCTTCTAGTCGACTATCAG ATGTATGACTACAGTCTGGACATGTGGAGCTTGGGCTGCATGTTGGCCAGCATGATCTTCAGGAAGGAGCCTTTCTTCCACGGCCACGACAACTATGACCAG TTGGTAAGAATAGCCAAGGTGTTGGGAACGGAAGAACTGTATGACTACATCGACAAGTACAACATTGAGCTGGAGCCTCGGTTCAATGACATTCTGGGGAG ACACTCTCGTAAGCGGTGGGAGCGCTTCGTCCACAGTGAGAACCAGCACCTGGTCAGCCCCGAGGCCCTGGACTTCCTGGACAAGCTGCTGCGCTATGACCATCAGGCCCGGCTGACCGCACACGAGGCCATGGCTCACCCTTACTACT ATACTGTTGTCAAAGACCAGGGTCGCATGCCGGGGTCGGCTAACCCTGCCGGCGGAAATACAGCTGTAAGCACAGCCAACACGGTCACTG GTATATCTGCCTTGCCAGCTGCTACTGCCCTGGGCACCCTCACCGGCTCGCCCGTTCTCTCTGCTGCCACCAACGCCCTGAGCACCCCTGTGCCCGCCTccattactgccccccagtga
- the LOC109891497 gene encoding solute carrier family 2, facilitated glucose transporter member 10: MGCSTLALSSVVSTLGGLVFGYELGIISGALLQLQAEFRLTCVQQEAVVSALLIGALLASLVGGWLIDRYGRRNSILHSNVLILAGSLILVSNSYLALVVGRITVGFAMCISSMSCCIFVSEMVTPKHRGFLVTLYEVGITVGILGAYAINYILSDARQGWKYMFGLAIVPTLAQFVSIWFLPSNAGTPAAGQSAGAQSQRGLIHSIENHKVENSAHVSNILDNPQYNFLHLFQQKDNMRTRTTIALGLVIFQQFTGQPNVLFYSSTIFQSVGFKSNASAVLASLGLGVVKVIATLVSMVFADRVGRRPLLIGGCIVMSVCLMTIGLLSGRSVVNTNTHCNAGDYVNNSTPLSQLTVENQSSFDISVSQRLGRHDRTEVRHIAYDAERSLGTLMPVASPAVHNGVVNWIILFCMMAVVSAYSVGFGPMTWLILSEIFPAAVRGRAFAFTNCFNWAANLIVTFSFLNVINVIGLSGTFLSYGLIGVGAVVFFYFMLPETKGKSLEQIDRELCLKRVHNSEECCNILSRRIASPGYQRVHIVSSATQC, from the exons ATGG GTTGTTCCACCCTGGCCCTCTCCAGTGTGGTGTCCACGCTTGGTGGCCTGGTCTTTGGCTACGAGCTGGGGATTATCTCCGGGGCTCTCCTCCAGCTCCAGGCCGAGTTCCGACTCACTTGTGTCCAGCAGGAGGCTGTGGTCAGTGCCCTTCTGATCGGGGCCTTGCTGGCCTCCCTGGTTGGTGGTTGGCTGATTGACCGCTATGGCCGGAGGAACTCCATCCTCCACAGCAACGTCCTCATCCTGGCCGGGAGTTTGATTCTGGTCAGCAACTCTTACTTGGCACTGGTGGTGGGCAGAATCACTGTGGGCTTCGCCATGTGCATCTCCTCCATGTCCTGCTGTATCTTTGTATCGGAGATGGTCACCCCCAAGCACAGAGGTTTTTTGGTGACTCTGTACGAAGTTGGTATCACCGTGGGCATCCTGGGAGCTTACGCCATAAACTATATCCTGTCCGATGCCAGGCAGGGATGGAAGTATATGTTTGGGTTAGCCATCGTGCCTACTTTGGCTCAGTTTGTCTCCATTTGGTTTCTCCCGTCCAATGCCGGAACACCTGCAGCAGGCCAAAGTGCAGGTGCTCAAAGCCAAAGAGGTCTTATTCACTCCATTGAGAATCACAAAGTGGAGAATTCGGCACATGTTTCCAACATACTTGATAACCCACAGTACAACTTTCTGCACCTCTTTCAACAGAAGGACAACATGAGGACCAGGACTACCATTGCGCTAGGCTTGGTGATCTTTCAACAGTTCACAGGTCAGCCCAATGTGCTCTTCTACTCCTCAACCATCTTTCAGTCAGTGGGCTTCAAGAGCAATGCCTCGGCAGTGCTGGCGTCCTTGGGCTTGGGGGTAGTCAAGGTGATCGCCACCTTGGTCTCCATGGTGTTTGCCGATAGGGTTGGCAGGAGGCCTCTTCTCATTGGTGGATGTATAGTAATGTCCGTGTGTTTGATGACCATAGGACTTTTGAGCGGGCGTTCAGTGGtcaacaccaacacacactgtAATGCTGGGGATTATGTCAATAACAGCACACCCCTATCGCAGCTAACGGTGGAAAATCAATCAAGCTTTGACATTTCTGTCAGTCAACGCCTTGGACGTCACGATAGGACCGAAGTAAGGCATATTGCTTACGATGCTGAGAGATCCTTAGGTACTTTGATGCCAGTGGCTTCTCCAGCTGTCCACAATGGAGTGGTGAACTGGATCATTTTATTCTGTATGATGGCAGTCGTCAGTGCATACTCAGTTGGATTTGGACCAA TGACCTGGCTCATTTTGAGTGAAATATTTCCTGCTGCAGTCAGAGGGAGAGCGTTTGCCTTCACAAACTGCTTCAACTGGGCTGCCAACTTAATTGTCACATTCTCCTTCTTGAATGTCATCA ATGTGATTGGTTTGTCTGGGACATTCCTTTCTTATGGGCTGATTGGAGTGGGAGCGGTGGTGTTCTTTTACTTCATGTTACCAGAGACCAAAGGGAAATCACTGGAGCAAATAGACAGGGAGCTCTGTTTGAAAAG GGTACACAACAGTGAAGAATGCTGTAACATCCTTAGCAGGAGAATCGCCTCCCCCGGGTATCAAAGAGTGCACATTGTTAGCTCAGCAACCCAATGTTGA